One region of Phaeobacter inhibens DSM 16374 genomic DNA includes:
- a CDS encoding GcvT family protein — MKTQVKALVVGGGAVGTSIAYHLAKAGWDDVMLIERDELTSGSTWHAAGLLPLFNMSYATTHIHKYSVDFYKTLEEETGLNAGFAVVGNLRMAQTQDRMDEYMLYASTAETCDVDYEWLTPDQIKERWPLIETGDLKGAIYHTEDGYINPADVTQAMAKGARQRGVEIHRKLQADDFHWNGTHWEVTCTKMIEKGGNLIESDEKVVITAEHVVTASGNHAQRTAKMLGIKMPAIPVEHTFIVMDKDPELVKWREAGNPEHPVIRDADNESYAREERGGWILGIYEHGAPARFEHGVPDSFRADLFPLDLDRIADQYMAMAERVPSCAESGLKDDFNGPICYTPDGNPLVGPAPGLRNMWLAEGFSFGITAAGGTGYYLAQMMVDGEAEIDMASLDPKRYSSNWMTTEFAARKNEECYEHVYILHHPDEERPAARPLRTAPAFDRQKARGAQFGWVNGWERPNYFGPVDAPDNFDHDARSFRRGGWWQHAVDEAKAIREGVGLVDATAFTKHVVKGPGATQFLDWFTCNKLPKVGRINLTYALTAFGTTRTEYTIVRNGENNYYLVSAGAWSEYDADFLRKAAEDKMEEFGYIEIQDVTTQWGVFAIAGPKSRDVLKEVIVDADPETALSNKRFPWLSARQIELGMCPVNAIRVAYTGELGWELHHPIEMQNYLFDLLEKAGEKHGMKLVGARAQNWLRQEKSYRAFGNELGRDATPLEADLPRFVDLEKDFHGKDKLVETGVRVKCCTLLIDGPEDSDPWGHEALYAEDGVTRVGRLTSGGYSVAFEKSIGMGYVQPDVAVEGTKLKVKMQDKLWEAVVTCDSPYDPKNETIRQNG, encoded by the coding sequence ATGAAAACCCAAGTCAAAGCATTGGTCGTCGGCGGTGGCGCTGTCGGCACCTCGATCGCCTATCACCTTGCCAAAGCAGGCTGGGACGACGTCATGCTGATTGAGCGTGACGAGCTGACCTCCGGTTCGACCTGGCACGCGGCGGGTCTCCTGCCGCTGTTCAACATGTCCTATGCGACCACCCATATCCACAAATACTCGGTCGATTTCTACAAGACCCTTGAGGAAGAAACCGGCCTGAACGCTGGGTTCGCCGTGGTGGGCAACCTGCGTATGGCCCAGACTCAGGATCGCATGGACGAATACATGCTCTATGCCTCCACCGCAGAAACCTGCGACGTGGACTATGAATGGCTGACCCCGGATCAGATCAAGGAACGCTGGCCGCTGATCGAGACCGGCGATCTGAAGGGCGCGATCTACCATACCGAAGACGGCTATATTAACCCGGCAGACGTGACCCAGGCGATGGCCAAGGGGGCCCGTCAGCGCGGCGTTGAGATCCACCGTAAGCTGCAGGCCGACGATTTCCACTGGAACGGCACCCACTGGGAAGTCACCTGCACCAAGATGATCGAGAAGGGCGGCAACCTGATCGAGAGCGACGAGAAAGTCGTGATCACCGCCGAACATGTTGTCACCGCCTCCGGCAACCACGCGCAGCGCACCGCCAAGATGCTGGGCATCAAGATGCCGGCGATCCCGGTCGAGCACACCTTCATTGTCATGGACAAGGACCCCGAGCTGGTCAAATGGCGCGAAGCAGGCAACCCTGAGCACCCGGTGATCCGCGACGCCGACAATGAATCCTATGCCCGCGAGGAGCGTGGTGGCTGGATCCTTGGCATCTATGAGCACGGCGCGCCTGCGCGCTTTGAGCATGGCGTGCCCGACAGCTTCCGGGCGGACCTGTTCCCACTGGATCTGGACCGGATTGCCGACCAGTATATGGCGATGGCAGAACGCGTGCCCTCCTGCGCCGAATCTGGCCTCAAGGACGATTTCAACGGCCCGATCTGCTACACCCCCGACGGCAACCCGCTGGTCGGCCCGGCACCGGGCCTGCGCAATATGTGGCTGGCAGAAGGCTTCTCCTTCGGCATCACCGCGGCTGGCGGCACCGGCTACTACCTGGCGCAGATGATGGTGGATGGCGAAGCCGAGATCGACATGGCGTCGCTCGACCCGAAACGCTACTCCTCCAACTGGATGACCACCGAGTTCGCGGCGCGCAAGAACGAAGAGTGCTATGAGCACGTCTACATTCTGCACCACCCGGACGAAGAGCGCCCGGCAGCCCGCCCGCTGCGTACAGCACCCGCGTTTGACCGCCAGAAGGCCCGCGGCGCACAGTTTGGCTGGGTCAACGGCTGGGAACGCCCGAACTATTTCGGCCCTGTCGATGCCCCCGACAACTTTGACCACGACGCTCGCTCCTTCCGCCGCGGCGGCTGGTGGCAGCATGCCGTGGATGAGGCCAAGGCCATCCGCGAAGGTGTTGGTCTGGTGGATGCCACCGCCTTCACCAAACATGTCGTCAAGGGCCCCGGTGCGACCCAGTTCCTCGACTGGTTCACCTGCAACAAGCTGCCGAAGGTTGGCCGCATCAACCTGACCTATGCGCTGACCGCATTTGGCACCACCCGCACCGAATACACCATCGTCCGCAATGGCGAGAACAACTACTATCTCGTCTCCGCCGGTGCATGGTCCGAGTATGACGCCGACTTCCTGCGCAAGGCCGCCGAGGACAAGATGGAAGAATTCGGCTACATCGAGATCCAGGATGTGACCACCCAATGGGGCGTCTTTGCCATCGCAGGCCCGAAATCCCGCGATGTGCTGAAAGAGGTGATCGTGGACGCCGACCCCGAAACCGCGCTGTCCAACAAGCGGTTCCCCTGGCTGTCGGCCCGTCAGATCGAACTGGGCATGTGCCCGGTCAATGCGATCCGCGTGGCCTATACAGGCGAGCTGGGCTGGGAGCTGCATCACCCGATCGAGATGCAGAACTACCTGTTCGACCTGCTGGAGAAAGCGGGCGAGAAGCACGGCATGAAGCTGGTCGGTGCGCGCGCCCAGAACTGGCTTCGTCAGGAGAAATCCTACCGCGCCTTCGGCAACGAGCTGGGCCGCGACGCGACCCCGCTTGAGGCCGACCTGCCGCGCTTTGTTGATCTGGAGAAAGACTTCCACGGCAAAGACAAGCTGGTTGAGACCGGCGTGCGCGTGAAATGCTGCACCCTGCTGATCGACGGGCCGGAAGATTCCGATCCTTGGGGCCATGAGGCGCTCTATGCTGAGGACGGCGTCACCCGCGTTGGCCGCCTGACCTCCGGTGGCTATTCGGTAGCCTTCGAGAAATCCATCGGCATGGGCTATGTGCAGCCCGACGTCGCGGTGGAAGGTACCAAGCTGAAGGTCAAGATGCAGGACAAGCTCTGGGAGGCGGTCGTCACCTGCGACAGCCCCTATGACCCGAAAAACGAAACCATCCGTCAAAACGGCTAA
- a CDS encoding diaminopropionate ammonia-lyase: MLDIFRTTKPDVFTTRPRLGPKVRYALPRRGFDEAAREISTWDGYQPTPMPNLTSLADRLGIQAIHYKNEGPRFGLGSFKALGGAYAVLRVLQRELSETTGRAITIEDLHSGSFADQISEITVISATDGNHGRSVAWGAQRFGAACRIYIHAEVSPFRAEAMQALGAEVIRVDGDYDATVAQTRIDAEKHGWKIVSDTSWPSYRQPPLDVMAGYGVMAREIVRDLPEPPTHVFLQGGVGGLAASVIAVFHQEWGNAAPRSIIVEPELAPCLFASGKADAATAVAITSETLMAGLSCGEPSQIAWDVLGEAVHSFMTIPESLVAPAVRLLAGGECGDPGINAGESAVAGLIGLMCAALDQDLRDELKLDAASRVVIIGSEGVTDPTVVKAIMERRI, translated from the coding sequence ATGCTAGACATATTCAGAACCACCAAACCAGATGTCTTTACCACCCGGCCAAGGTTGGGGCCGAAGGTCCGGTACGCTCTGCCTCGTCGCGGGTTTGACGAGGCTGCCCGAGAAATCAGCACCTGGGACGGCTACCAGCCGACCCCGATGCCAAATTTGACCAGCCTTGCGGACAGGCTGGGCATTCAGGCGATCCACTACAAAAACGAAGGACCGAGGTTCGGTCTGGGTAGCTTCAAAGCTTTGGGTGGGGCCTATGCTGTTCTGCGCGTGCTTCAGCGCGAGCTGTCAGAGACCACGGGCCGGGCCATCACCATCGAAGACCTGCACAGCGGCAGTTTCGCAGATCAGATTTCGGAGATCACCGTGATTTCGGCAACCGATGGCAATCACGGCCGGTCGGTGGCCTGGGGCGCGCAGCGGTTTGGGGCGGCGTGCCGAATTTACATCCATGCCGAAGTGAGCCCCTTTCGCGCCGAAGCGATGCAGGCGCTGGGAGCCGAGGTTATTCGCGTCGATGGCGACTATGATGCAACGGTTGCGCAGACCCGTATTGATGCCGAGAAACACGGCTGGAAAATTGTGTCGGACACCTCTTGGCCCAGTTATAGGCAGCCACCGCTGGATGTCATGGCCGGCTACGGTGTGATGGCGCGGGAAATCGTGAGAGACCTGCCTGAACCGCCAACCCATGTGTTCCTTCAGGGCGGCGTTGGCGGGCTGGCTGCATCGGTGATTGCAGTTTTCCATCAGGAATGGGGTAATGCCGCTCCACGCAGCATCATTGTCGAGCCGGAACTGGCGCCCTGTCTGTTTGCCAGCGGCAAGGCCGATGCGGCGACCGCTGTTGCGATCACCTCGGAAACGCTGATGGCAGGATTGTCCTGCGGCGAGCCTTCGCAGATTGCCTGGGATGTTCTGGGCGAGGCCGTCCATAGTTTCATGACCATTCCCGAAAGCCTGGTCGCCCCAGCCGTCCGATTGCTCGCAGGCGGAGAATGCGGCGATCCTGGCATCAACGCCGGCGAAAGCGCGGTTGCCGGCCTTATCGGGTTGATGTGCGCTGCGCTGGATCAAGACCTGCGCGATGAGCTGAAGCTGGATGCTGCCTCACGTGTTGTGATCATAGGCTCCGAAGGGGTCACCGATCCAACTGTGGTCAAGGCCATCATGGAGAGGCGTATCTGA
- a CDS encoding BMP family ABC transporter substrate-binding protein, translating into MKLNKLLTSAAVALGLATGAVAADDKTKVGFVYVGPVGDGGWTYEHDQGRKAVVAEFGDKVETVYVENVAEGPDAERVMTQMALEGADLIFTTSFGYMDPTINVAKKFPNVKFEHATGYKRADNVSTYSARFYEGRAVQGHIAGNLTESNIVGYIGSYPIPEVIRGINSAYLHAKKVNPDVEFKIVWAFTWFDPAKEADAAKVLIEQGADVILQHTDSTAPQAAAQAAGNVYTFGQASDMAEYGPKPRVSSIIDDWAPYYIARTQAVMDGSWASTDTWHGIGDGMVKIGEITDAVPAAVKEEALALKASLADGSYHAFTGPIKKQDGSDWLAEGETADDGTLAGMNFFVEGIQGDIPQ; encoded by the coding sequence ATGAAACTGAATAAACTGCTGACCAGCGCCGCAGTGGCGCTTGGCCTGGCAACCGGCGCCGTGGCCGCAGACGACAAGACCAAAGTGGGATTTGTCTATGTTGGCCCGGTGGGTGATGGTGGCTGGACCTATGAACATGATCAGGGCCGCAAGGCCGTGGTTGCGGAATTCGGCGACAAGGTCGAAACCGTCTACGTCGAAAACGTGGCAGAAGGCCCCGATGCCGAGCGCGTGATGACCCAGATGGCGCTGGAAGGCGCAGATCTGATCTTCACCACCTCCTTTGGCTACATGGATCCGACCATCAACGTCGCCAAGAAATTCCCGAACGTGAAGTTCGAGCACGCCACCGGCTACAAGCGCGCCGACAATGTCTCCACCTACTCGGCCCGTTTCTACGAAGGCCGCGCAGTGCAGGGCCACATCGCGGGCAATCTCACCGAAAGCAATATCGTCGGCTACATCGGCTCCTATCCGATCCCCGAAGTGATCCGCGGCATCAACTCGGCCTATCTTCATGCCAAGAAAGTGAACCCCGATGTGGAGTTCAAAATCGTCTGGGCTTTCACTTGGTTTGACCCGGCGAAGGAAGCCGACGCTGCCAAGGTTCTGATCGAACAGGGCGCCGATGTGATCCTGCAGCACACCGACTCCACCGCGCCGCAAGCCGCCGCGCAGGCCGCTGGCAATGTCTACACCTTTGGCCAGGCCTCGGATATGGCGGAATACGGCCCCAAGCCGCGCGTCTCCTCCATCATCGATGACTGGGCGCCTTACTACATTGCCCGCACCCAGGCCGTGATGGATGGCAGCTGGGCCAGCACCGACACCTGGCACGGTATCGGCGACGGCATGGTGAAAATCGGCGAGATCACCGATGCGGTTCCCGCAGCGGTGAAGGAAGAAGCCCTGGCGCTCAAGGCATCGCTGGCTGATGGCTCCTACCATGCGTTCACCGGTCCGATCAAAAAACAGGACGGCTCCGACTGGCTGGCAGAGGGTGAAACCGCTGATGACGGCACACTTGCGGGTATGAACTTCTTCGTCGAAGGCATTCAGGGCGACATCCCGCAATAA
- a CDS encoding CDP-alcohol phosphatidyltransferase family protein, which produces MFDSKIRPLIDPVLNAQGQVIARAGISANQVTLLGLALGLLSAVMITCGLFALALLPLLLSRLADGLDGAVARASEPSDFGGYLDITCDFLFYGAVPLAFVLADPPQNAVAGAFLLMTFYVNGTSFLGYAVLAEKHKMKSDARGVKTLYFTGGLLEGAETIGFFVLLCLLPQWFAPMAWVFGALCLVTAGSRVLLALRVFHRG; this is translated from the coding sequence ATGTTTGATTCAAAAATCCGCCCGCTGATTGATCCGGTGCTGAACGCGCAGGGGCAGGTGATCGCCCGCGCCGGCATCAGCGCCAATCAGGTGACGCTGCTGGGGCTGGCGCTGGGGCTGCTGTCGGCCGTGATGATCACCTGCGGCCTGTTTGCCCTGGCGCTGTTGCCGCTGTTGCTGTCACGGCTGGCCGATGGTCTGGACGGGGCGGTGGCGCGCGCCAGTGAGCCAAGTGATTTTGGTGGCTATCTCGATATCACCTGCGATTTCCTGTTCTACGGCGCGGTGCCGCTCGCCTTTGTGCTGGCGGACCCGCCGCAGAATGCGGTGGCGGGTGCGTTCCTGTTGATGACGTTCTATGTGAACGGCACCAGTTTTCTGGGCTACGCGGTTCTGGCGGAAAAGCACAAGATGAAGAGCGATGCGCGCGGGGTGAAGACGCTTTATTTCACCGGGGGCCTGTTGGAGGGGGCGGAGACCATCGGGTTCTTTGTTCTCCTGTGCCTGCTGCCGCAATGGTTTGCGCCGATGGCCTGGGTGTTTGGCGCGCTCTGTCTGGTGACTGCTGGATCACGGGTGCTGCTGGCACTGCGGGTGTTCCATCGCGGCTGA
- a CDS encoding aldo/keto reductase: MNTDLISLDGTPASALAFGTMQFGGRANAAQSAAMYDACRTAGITHFDTAWVYTDGASEEILGQLIRDERDSLLIATKVAYTGGAGPENIRRQLDQSRTRLGQDMVDILYLHRYDAETDLRDTLACLAELRAAGQFRYLGLSNFAAWQVMKAIQIGQEFDLRPAILQPMYSLIKRQAEVEILPMCADQDIAVAPYSPLGGGMLTGKYAADPTDGGSRGRLDEDPRYRERYGQRWMLDSASALSGLAAELGVAPASLAVAWAAGYGQQVTPIISARTLAQLRPSLAALDIEMTPALYDRISALSPRPAPATDRLEEQA; the protein is encoded by the coding sequence ATGAACACCGATTTGATCAGCCTCGACGGCACCCCCGCCAGCGCCCTTGCCTTTGGCACCATGCAGTTTGGCGGCCGCGCCAATGCCGCGCAATCGGCTGCGATGTATGACGCCTGCCGCACCGCAGGGATCACCCATTTTGATACCGCATGGGTTTATACCGATGGGGCCAGCGAGGAGATCCTCGGCCAGCTGATCCGGGATGAGCGCGACAGCCTGCTGATCGCCACCAAGGTTGCTTATACCGGCGGTGCGGGCCCTGAGAATATCCGCCGCCAGCTCGACCAGTCGCGCACGCGACTGGGGCAGGATATGGTCGATATCCTTTACCTGCACCGCTACGATGCGGAGACGGACCTGCGCGATACGCTTGCCTGTCTGGCCGAGCTGCGTGCGGCGGGACAGTTTCGCTATCTGGGCCTGTCGAACTTTGCCGCCTGGCAGGTGATGAAGGCGATCCAGATCGGACAGGAATTTGATCTGCGCCCGGCGATCCTGCAGCCGATGTATTCGCTCATCAAACGTCAGGCCGAGGTCGAGATCCTGCCGATGTGCGCCGATCAGGACATCGCCGTTGCCCCCTATTCGCCACTTGGCGGCGGAATGCTGACCGGGAAATATGCCGCCGATCCGACCGATGGTGGCAGCCGGGGCCGGCTGGATGAAGACCCCCGCTACCGCGAACGCTATGGCCAGCGCTGGATGCTGGACAGCGCCAGCGCCCTGTCCGGGCTTGCTGCCGAGCTTGGGGTGGCACCTGCCAGCCTCGCTGTGGCCTGGGCGGCGGGCTATGGCCAGCAGGTCACGCCGATTATTTCTGCCCGCACGCTTGCGCAACTGCGCCCATCGCTGGCGGCGCTGGATATCGAAATGACGCCCGCGCTCTATGATCGCATCTCTGCGCTGTCGCCGCGTCCGGCGCCAGCCACCGACCGACTGGAGGAACAGGCATGA
- a CDS encoding NAD(P)/FAD-dependent oxidoreductase, whose translation MSDPIPDVLIIGGGLAGLSTAAALAPRRSTLVLESESALGYHSSGRSAAMFEAHYGPAPVQVLTQASETHHRDNGYLSPRGMMLVAGPDQAEAFAADCATLSLTEITVEQALEMVPVLNPATLGFAAYHDTAEDLDADRLLQDFAKVTRSHGGRIRTDAQVIAIRHGAADDLWEVDVATGTGTGRTTETLRSRHIVNAAGAWADEIAALAGLPPIGLQPKRRSMARLPAPGGHEVTTWPMIMGVGECWYAKPDAGKLLVSPADADPVAPHDAYADDMVLAEGLARYEDMVTTPVTRVEHNWAGLRSFVADGVPVLGPDPDQPSFVWCAGQGGYGVQSSPAAGRVIADLITGKTPEIDAATLAALSPGRLR comes from the coding sequence ATGAGCGATCCGATCCCCGATGTGCTGATCATTGGCGGCGGGCTTGCGGGCCTTAGCACGGCTGCGGCCCTCGCCCCCCGGCGCAGCACGCTCGTTCTGGAGAGCGAAAGCGCACTTGGTTATCATTCCTCCGGTCGCTCTGCGGCAATGTTTGAGGCGCATTACGGCCCCGCCCCGGTGCAGGTGCTGACACAGGCCAGCGAAACCCATCATCGCGACAACGGCTATCTCAGCCCGCGTGGCATGATGCTGGTGGCGGGCCCTGATCAGGCTGAGGCCTTTGCCGCTGACTGCGCCACCCTGTCACTGACAGAGATTACCGTGGAACAGGCGCTGGAGATGGTGCCGGTTCTGAACCCCGCCACCCTGGGCTTTGCCGCCTATCACGACACCGCCGAAGATCTGGATGCCGACCGGCTGTTGCAGGATTTCGCCAAGGTCACACGCAGCCACGGTGGCAGGATCCGCACCGATGCGCAGGTGATCGCCATCCGCCACGGCGCCGCGGATGACCTTTGGGAGGTTGATGTCGCCACGGGCACGGGGACTGGCAGGACCACCGAAACCCTGCGCAGCCGCCATATCGTCAATGCCGCTGGCGCCTGGGCCGATGAGATCGCCGCATTGGCGGGCCTCCCCCCGATCGGCCTGCAGCCCAAACGCCGCTCCATGGCGCGGCTGCCCGCGCCCGGTGGCCACGAGGTCACCACCTGGCCAATGATCATGGGCGTGGGGGAATGCTGGTACGCAAAACCGGACGCGGGCAAGCTCCTCGTCTCTCCCGCCGATGCCGATCCGGTCGCGCCGCATGATGCCTATGCCGACGATATGGTGCTGGCCGAAGGGCTGGCCCGCTATGAGGACATGGTGACAACGCCCGTGACCCGCGTTGAGCACAACTGGGCGGGTCTGCGCAGCTTTGTCGCTGACGGTGTGCCCGTTCTTGGTCCCGATCCGGATCAGCCCAGCTTTGTCTGGTGTGCGGGACAGGGTGGCTACGGTGTGCAGTCCAGCCCCGCTGCCGGGCGGGTGATTGCCGATCTGATCACCGGTAAGACCCCGGAAATCGACGCAGCCACGCTGGCCGCTCTCAGCCCCGGACGGTTGCGCTGA
- a CDS encoding FAD-binding oxidoreductase has protein sequence MVQATALPRNETGINAVIDVLKQRFGEQLQTGQAIREQHGHTTTWITNQPPDAVVFPTSTDEVAEIVRTCADYGVPVIPYGTGTSLEGHVNAPAGGICVDMMRMDKILAVHAEDLDVVVQPGVTREQLNTYLRDQGLFFPIDPGANASLGGMAATRASGTNAVRYGTMKDNVLALEAVMADGGVIRTAQRAKKSSAGYDMTRLLVGSEGTLGLITELTLRLQGIPEAIRSARCAFRSVDDACRAVMMTIQYGIPVSRIELLDEMSVRAANAYSGLDLPEMPLLLLEFHGSEAGVVEQADTFAQIAEEFGGFDIAATSTAEERSKLWQARHDMYWASLQLRPGARGISTDVCVPISKLAECVSAARAKAEEMGLLAPMVGHVGDGNFHALLLIDMDSDAEREAADVYVGWLNELAISMEGTCTGEHGIGQGKRPYLQQELGETTRYMAAIKAALDPENILNPGKILEI, from the coding sequence ATGGTGCAGGCCACAGCATTGCCGCGCAATGAGACCGGTATCAACGCGGTGATTGACGTGTTGAAACAACGCTTTGGTGAGCAGCTGCAGACCGGGCAGGCGATCCGCGAGCAGCATGGCCACACCACCACATGGATCACCAATCAGCCACCGGATGCGGTGGTCTTTCCGACCTCCACCGATGAGGTCGCAGAGATCGTCAGGACCTGCGCCGACTACGGCGTCCCGGTGATCCCCTATGGCACTGGTACCTCGCTTGAAGGCCATGTCAACGCCCCCGCGGGCGGCATCTGCGTGGATATGATGCGGATGGACAAGATCCTTGCCGTCCATGCCGAAGACCTGGATGTGGTGGTGCAACCGGGGGTGACCCGCGAGCAGCTCAACACCTATCTGCGCGATCAGGGCCTGTTCTTCCCGATTGATCCCGGCGCCAATGCCTCGCTCGGCGGTATGGCCGCGACCCGCGCCTCAGGCACCAATGCGGTGCGCTATGGCACGATGAAGGACAATGTACTGGCGCTTGAGGCGGTGATGGCAGATGGCGGGGTGATCCGCACCGCCCAGCGGGCGAAAAAATCCTCGGCTGGCTATGACATGACCCGCCTTCTGGTCGGCAGCGAAGGCACGCTTGGTCTGATCACCGAACTGACCCTGCGGCTGCAGGGCATCCCGGAGGCGATCCGCTCAGCGCGCTGTGCCTTCCGCAGTGTGGATGACGCCTGCCGCGCGGTGATGATGACCATCCAATACGGCATCCCGGTGTCCCGGATCGAATTGCTGGACGAGATGAGCGTGCGCGCCGCCAATGCCTATTCCGGCCTCGACCTGCCGGAAATGCCGCTGTTGCTGCTGGAGTTCCACGGCTCAGAGGCGGGCGTGGTGGAACAGGCGGATACCTTCGCCCAGATCGCTGAGGAATTCGGCGGTTTTGATATCGCGGCGACCTCCACCGCTGAGGAGCGCAGCAAGCTTTGGCAGGCGCGCCACGATATGTATTGGGCCAGCCTGCAGCTGCGCCCCGGCGCCAGGGGGATCTCCACCGATGTCTGCGTGCCGATCTCCAAACTGGCCGAATGTGTCAGCGCCGCGCGCGCGAAAGCCGAAGAGATGGGCCTTCTTGCGCCGATGGTCGGCCATGTGGGCGATGGCAATTTCCACGCGCTGTTGCTGATCGACATGGACAGCGACGCGGAACGGGAAGCCGCAGATGTTTATGTCGGCTGGCTGAATGAGTTGGCGATCTCCATGGAGGGCACCTGCACCGGGGAACATGGTATCGGTCAGGGCAAACGCCCCTATCTGCAGCAGGAACTGGGCGAGACCACCCGCTATATGGCTGCGATCAAGGCGGCATTGGACCCTGAGAATATCCTCAACCCCGGCAAGATTCTGGAGATTTGA
- a CDS encoding Lrp/AsnC family transcriptional regulator yields MGKENLSQGLDSYDLAILRILQQDCTKPQRQIGEIVNLSTASVQRRIRRMEADGVISTQAAQIEPKTVGLPLTILVEVELRAETAGRIDDIKRSFQDAPEIQQCYYVTGEVDFVLVVIVGDMSEYEALTQRLFFPNDNIRKFRTFVTMDRTKSTMQLNI; encoded by the coding sequence ATGGGAAAAGAAAATTTATCACAGGGGCTGGATTCCTATGACCTGGCGATCTTGCGGATCCTGCAACAGGACTGCACCAAGCCACAGCGTCAGATCGGCGAGATCGTCAATCTGTCGACCGCATCGGTCCAGCGGCGTATCCGGCGCATGGAGGCGGATGGGGTGATTTCGACCCAGGCTGCCCAGATCGAGCCGAAAACGGTCGGCCTGCCGTTGACCATTCTGGTGGAGGTCGAACTGAGGGCCGAGACAGCGGGCCGGATCGACGATATCAAGCGCAGCTTCCAAGACGCTCCGGAAATCCAGCAATGCTACTATGTCACCGGCGAAGTGGATTTCGTCCTGGTGGTGATCGTTGGAGACATGTCGGAGTATGAAGCGTTGACGCAACGGCTGTTTTTTCCGAATGACAACATTCGTAAGTTCCGCACCTTTGTCACTATGGACCGCACCAAGTCGACGATGCAGCTGAATATCTGA
- a CDS encoding DUF938 domain-containing protein gives MAVRTVPGEASVALPEAGEKLFAPSAARNLEPIADLLAQIAPQPDGAGGPRPRALEIASGTGQHIVGFARRCPQLEWHPTDVDPARLASINAYSADSGCNNIAPARQLDATEGPWPKDLAAFDLVILCNLLHLISTPEAKALIRGAADHLAPGGRFVIYGPFMRAGELISDGDRAFHAKLSSHDPEVGYKDDFEVMDWLQASGLEMAEVIEMPANNLALVARRQSG, from the coding sequence ATGGCTGTTCGCACTGTCCCCGGAGAGGCCTCGGTCGCGTTGCCTGAGGCAGGCGAGAAGCTGTTTGCCCCCTCAGCCGCGCGCAATCTGGAGCCGATCGCAGATCTACTGGCCCAGATTGCCCCGCAACCCGACGGTGCGGGTGGCCCCCGCCCCCGCGCGCTGGAAATTGCCAGCGGCACCGGCCAGCATATTGTCGGCTTCGCCCGTCGCTGCCCTCAACTGGAGTGGCACCCCACTGACGTGGACCCGGCGCGATTGGCCAGCATCAACGCCTACAGCGCCGACAGCGGTTGTAATAATATCGCCCCGGCCCGCCAGCTGGATGCCACCGAAGGGCCCTGGCCCAAGGATCTGGCCGCGTTTGATCTGGTCATCCTGTGCAACCTGCTGCATCTGATCAGCACGCCGGAAGCCAAAGCGCTGATCCGGGGAGCTGCCGATCATCTGGCACCGGGCGGTCGTTTCGTAATCTACGGGCCGTTCATGCGCGCAGGTGAGTTGATCAGCGACGGCGACCGCGCCTTTCATGCCAAACTGAGCAGCCATGACCCGGAGGTGGGTTACAAGGATGATTTCGAGGTGATGGACTGGCTACAGGCCAGCGGTCTGGAGATGGCGGAGGTCATCGAGATGCCCGCCAACAATCTGGCGCTGGTGGCCAGACGTCAATCCGGGTGA